TGCGTTGCtgtttgtttcttcaacgATCCAACGTACTATTGGGAGCAACCAGGCAGATTAAAGCAGCTGGATCAAGATACCATTCACAATTTTATATCGGAACATAATAAGAATGCAAACCAAAGAGAACTGGTTAATGCCTACAAGgaagcaaagaaatttgaCGATTTCAACGTATTTTTGCAAGAGAagtttgatgaagaaaatagatTGAAGGATTTCAAGGCGTTTGAGAAGAGTGAAGGCTCCAGAATTGTTGCTGGCGAAGATCCTTTTATAGGTCGGACAAAAGTAGttaataaaagaaagaaaacttcCATATCTCCCAGAAACGATCCTGAAAGCAAGGAAGATTTGCAGCAGctaaagaaagaagaaacgaAATCCAACATCCAACTACCCAAAAAGAGGAGACATACAGATGATACAGAAACCAAGCCAGGTGCCAGcgacaagaagaaagtcAAATTAGACTATTCCAGGAAAATTGAGATTTCACTACTATTTCGCCGTAGGATTCAAAGAAACTTAATTCAGAGAGAGACGCCTCCGTCTGCGGGAGat
This DNA window, taken from Saccharomyces eubayanus strain FM1318 chromosome XII, whole genome shotgun sequence, encodes the following:
- the PDP3 gene encoding Pdp3p, with the translated sequence MTKDIRTGDLVLCKVGSFPPWPAVVFPQRLLRNDVYRKRKSNCVAVCFFNDPTYYWEQPGRLKQLDQDTIHNFISEHNKNANQRELVNAYKEAKKFDDFNVFLQEKFDEENRLKDFKAFEKSEGSRIVAGEDPFIGRTKVVNKRKKTSISPRNDPESKEDLQQLKKEETKSNIQLPKKRRHTDDTETKPGASDKKKVKLDYSRKIEISLLFRRRIQRNLIQRETPPSAGDIKETHELLNRIYENSDTKRPFFDLEALRESKLHKLLKAIVNDPNLEEFHPSCKEILLTWADLITELKKEKSQALSTP